The Carassius carassius chromosome 16, fCarCar2.1, whole genome shotgun sequence genome window below encodes:
- the LOC132159361 gene encoding uncharacterized protein LOC132159361, with amino-acid sequence MHECKCSKKHVKFGFVPGVSDVYSDETLISVMEGDSVMLNTDVTEIQRNDLLWMFRFNSSETRIAKIYKQIVSVHDNKENNERFRGRLKIDEQTGSLTITNINKLHSGLYKLQIISGDVKHKSFSVAVYALLTVPVISDFPQSPSVSERSSMSRCSLLCSAVNVSAVSLSWYKGNSLLSSISVPDLSLPLELECLDDSYSCVVAYSFINRTTHLNNTDLCQTCSDEKSLSEYTQIIYRLQITDHHPEYTTTLQD; translated from the exons atgcatgaatgtaaatgctCAAAGAAGCATGTCAAATTCGGTTTTGTTCCAGGTGTGTCTGATGTTTATTCAGATGAAACACTGatatcagtgatggagggagattctgtcatgTTAAACACTGATGTTACTGAAATACAGAGAAATGATCTACTGTGGATGTTTAGATTTAACAGTTCAGAGACTCGTATCGCTAAAATCTATAAACAGATTGTCTCTGTGCATGATAATAAAGAGAATAATGAGAGATTCAGAGGCAGACTAAAGATAGATGAGCAGAcaggatctctgaccatcaccaACATCAACAAATTACACTCTGGACTTTATAAACTACAGATCATCAGTGGAGATGTCAAACACAAGAGCTTCAGTGTCGCTGTCTATG ctCTTCTTACTGTTCCAGTCATCAGTGATTTTCCTCAAAGCCCTTCAGTATCAGAAAGATCATCAATGTCCAgatgttcactgctgtgttcagCTGTGAATGTGAGTGCTGTgtctctctcctggtacaaaggaaacagtttattgtccagcatcagtgtgcctgatctctctctacctctggagctTGAGTGTCTGGATGATTCCTACAGTTGTGTTGTTGCTTATTCATTCATCAACCGAACCACACACCTCAACAACACTGATCTCTGTCAGACATGTTCAG atGAGAAAAGTCTGTCAGAATACACACAGATCATCTACCGTCTGCAGATCACTGATCATCACCCAGAATACACCACAACTCTTCAGGACTGA
- the LOC132159625 gene encoding uncharacterized protein LOC132159625 isoform X2 yields the protein MNSDAAFICLWILITNGMFGDTEEVKSVSVLEGDSVSLNTDVKIQRDDQIRWTFGPQNTRIAEIIKRDQINIIFVSNDGIFGERLQMDNQTGSLTIRNIRSEHTGLYKLTVISGKTSLKRFTVTVYAPLPSPVITSNSSICSSSSSSSSSKRSSVSNCSLLCSVVNVSAVTLSWYKGNSLLSSISVSDLSISLSLPLEVEYQENNIYSCVINNPIKNQTAHLNITQLCHTCADSVHCCGSTEAVIRLVVSALVGVAAVAAVVYDFSSGRAQ from the exons ATGAATTCAGATGCTGCTTTCATCTGTCTATGGATTCTTATCACAAATG GCATGTTTGGTGATACAGAAGAAGTGAAGTCAGTGTCAGTgctggagggagattctgtctcTCTAAACACTGATGTTAAAATACAGAGAGACGATCAGATACGGTGGACGTTTGGACCTCAAAACACTCGAATAGCTGAAATCATTAAAAGAGaccaaataaacattatttttgtcaGTAATGATGGAATATTCGGAGAAAGACTCCAGATGGacaatcaaactggatctctgaccatcagaaACATCAGATCTGAACACACTGGACTTTATAAACTGACCGTCATCAGTGGAAAAACCTCACTGAAGAGATTCACTGTTACTGTGTATG CTCCTCTTCCCTCTCCTGTCATCACAAGTAACTCTTCAATctgttcttcatcatcatcatcatcatcatctaaacGTTCATCAGTGTCTaattgttcactgctgtgttcagtTGTGAATGTGAGtgctgtgactctctcctggtacaaaggaaacagtttattgtccagcatcagtgtgtctgatctcagcatcagtctctctctacctctggaggtggaatatcaggagaacaacatctacagctgtgtgatcaacaatcccatcaaaAACCAGACCGCACATCTCAacatcactcaactctgtcaCACGTGTGCAG ACTCTGTTCATTGTTGTGGTTCTACTgaagctgtgatccgattggtcgtctctgctctggtgggcgtggctGCAGTTGCTGCTGTAGTTTATGACTTCAGTTCTGGAAGAGCTCAGTAA